A stretch of DNA from Oncorhynchus nerka isolate Pitt River linkage group LG22, Oner_Uvic_2.0, whole genome shotgun sequence:
acgggtagaaggcagtttaaagaaggatttttaagtcttgagacatggattgtctatatgcggaaatggaggaaaactcgcctccctgcggacctggcatcctttcactccctcctctctacattttcctcttctatctctgctgctaaagccactttctaccactctaaattccaagcatctgcctctaaccctaggaagctctttgccaccttctcctccctcctgaatcctcctccccctccccccctcctccctctctgcagatgacttcgtcaaccattttgaaaagaaggtcgacgacatccgatcctcgtttgctaagtcaaacgacaccgctggttctgctcacactgccctaccctgtgctctgacctctttctcccctctctctccagatgaaatctcgcgtcttgtgacggccggccgcccaacaacctgcccgcttgaccctattccctcctctcttctccagaccatttccggagaccttctcccttacctcacctcgctcatcaactcatccctgaccgctggctacgtcccttctgtcttcaagagagcgagagttgcaccccttctgaaaaaacctacactcgatccctccgatgtcaacaactacagaccagtatcccttctttcttttctctccaaaactcttgaacgtgccgtccttggccagctctcccgctatctctctcagaatgaccttcttgatccaaatcagtcaggtttcaagactagtcattcaactgagactgctcttctctgtatcacggaggccctccgcactgctaaagctaactctctctcctctgctctcatccttctagacctatcggctgccttcgatactgtgaaccatcagatcctcctctccaccctctccgagttgggcatctccggcgcggcccacgcttggattgcgtcctacctgacaggtcgctcctaccaggtggcgtggcgagaatctgtctcctcaccacgcgctctcaccactggcgtcccccagggctctgttctaggccctctcctattctcgctatacaccaagtcacttggctctgtcataacctcacatggtctctcctatcattgctatgcagacgacacacaattaatcttctcctttccccttctgatgaccaggtggcgaatcgcatctctgcatgtctggcagacatatcagtgtggatgacggatcaccacctcaagctgaacctcggcaagacggagctgctcttcctcccgggaaggactgcccattccatgatctcgccatcacggttgacaactccattgtgtcctcccagagcgctaagaaccttggcgtgatcctggacaacaccctgtcgttctcaactaacatcaaggcggtggcccgttcttgtaggttcatgctctacaacatccgcagagtacgaccctgcctcacacaggaagcagcgcaggtcctaatccaggcacttgtcatctcccgtctggattactgcaactcgctgttggctgggctccctgcctgtgccattaaacccctacaactcatccagaacgccgcagctcgtctggtgttcaaccttcccaagttctctcacgtcaccccgctcctccgctctctccactggcttccagttgaagctcgcatccgctacaagaccatggtgcttgcctacggagctgtgaggggaacggcacctcagtacctccaggctctgatcaggccctacacccaaacaagggcactgcgttcatccacctctggcctgctcgcctccctaccactgaggaagtacagttcctgcgcagcccagtcaaaactgttcgctgctctggccccccaatggtggaacaaactccctcacgacgccaggacagcggagtcaatcaccaccttccggagacacctgaaaccccacctctttcaggaatacctaggataggataaagtaatccttctcaccccccttaaaagatttagatgcactattgtaaagtggctgttccactggatgtcttaaggtgaacgcaccaatttgtaagtcgctctggataagagcgtctgctaaatgacttaaatgtaaatgtaatgtaaatgtatatgtgacattcagagggtgaatcggtaagacaaaatatttaaatgcctttgaatgggttatggcagtaggtgcaccggtttgagtgtgtcaagaactgaaacACTACTGGGTTTATCACGCTCAAGTTTCCTGTGTTTATTTagactggtccaccacccaaaggacatccagccaacttgacaactgtgggaagcattggagtcaacgtgggccagcatccccgtggaaagCTTATgaaaccttgtagagtccatgccctgacgaattgaagcAGTTCTCAGGGggaaaaggggtgcaactcaatattaggaaggtgtttaatgttttgtacacttaatGTCATCTTGTCCTGTACATCTAATGTGCTTCCTTGTGTCAATCGTCAGATACTTACATGTATTGTATACTATTTTTGTCATTGTTATGTTTGATTACAAAATACCCAGTCTGATATTTTCATGCACGCATGAATCACGAATCTACAGCCATTGTCAGAATAAACACCAATTAACTGTAGTCGCTGGCTGACTAGTTATTTCTTTAAAAAGACAACACAAGAGACTTACGAAATACGATTACATAGTGTCTTCGTGGGAAATCTGTTACACTAGCTGACTAAAACTCAACACCACGATTTATGATGGAGTTGAGCGGCGACTAGTGTCGGCGGATTTGAGCTCAGAGGTCAAATATAATTAAGTTTTTCTCATAAACGAACTACGGATTTATGCACTTAGAGTAACCACTAACCAGCAATTACACAGAACGTGTGTAATATTGGGTTCTTTTTACGTGCCGAAATGAGTCGTTTTGAATAAAAACGTATTGTTATGCGATGTCTGCGCTCCAGTCCTGTCAGCACAACCTAGTCGCTGCTCAACTCCATCGTAAAACGTGGAGTTGAGGTTAATCGCCTATTGAGTAGCTAGCTagtgcagggctctccaaccataATCTAGCACACCTGCTTCTAATAATGAACTGGTTGACAAAATaaaccaggttagttacaactggagtTGGAGCGAAAACTTACAGGAGGGTAAGCTTTCCAAGGACAGGGTTGGAGGAGCGAGTGTTAGTTAGCAAGTCAAAACATCAAGTCAAAACATCACCTACAAATATTGACCAtgttaaatcaaatgtattgctAACCAACAAAAATGACTAGAATTTTAATTTAGCTATAAAGCATCATGACGTGTTGATATTAACTTGTAAACTGACGTTGCAGTCATGGTGCCTTCACAAAACAATGAGGCCTAGATCCAACCCATTACCCGTGTTTCTTAGTAAACAAACCACAGTTAGCTAATGCTTGCTAGCTGAAACAAACACGATAAACTTTTTTACTCACCTGCTGATATCTAGCACACGGCTCAGACATCCTAATATGAACAGACTCAAATATTTGAATTTAAACAAGCGATTGTCAATGTATTCAATACAAAAGGTATAACGGAAACATAAACTATTGGGACGCTGTCTGCTCAagtccctcccctctttctctgcgAGCATGTTACGTCAATACTCCCAAAACTAGGTCACGCATCAGCTCTTTACTGTACTGCCCCCACAAAAACACAGGCATTGACAGTAAAATAATAACCATCCATATTCCAGTTATTGTACATTTTGGCTTAGAGTGGCAATACTATGTGTAGCCTACTCACTGTATTCCACTATTCAAAAACTTgaaaggtgaaataataatagAGGTTACCTCGAAGATGACATGCTGTGCTGCCAGTTCTTTTAGTTCAGCAATAATGAATACAGCAACATAACACGTATTCTTGTAAGATGTATTGTATCTTTATTTAAAAATACAAAAAGACTAAAACAATACTCATGACACTTGGGTGAGAGTGTATTTGAGTCCTGTTTGATTAGTTTTATTGTTTTTTTGGTTCATTTTGATATTTCACAAGAACAGGGTAAGTTGTGCCAATATGCTTCTGGTTGTAGTGGTGACAGACAATATCCACCTCATAGATACTGAAGAACACTTTGACACGCTCATTGGGTGAGACCAGGAAACACAGGGTATAAAGGGCAAACTCAAATTCAGGACTGACACCAACGAAGATGCTGCCTTTGGGTTTAATTCCATTCTTCCAACTGAACTGTAGTGCCAGGATATGCTTGTTCTCGTCAGGCTGGTTTTTAaataaaagagagaagagagagacaacaataaaGACATACAGGCCTACACCCATGGGACAGTCATTCAATAGGTTTGAAAGTTCTCACATAATTTCCAAAGAAATGCCCTGGAAATGTTAACTACCATCGCATCACAGTCACACAACTGATTCAACATGATAATCAAAAGATACATTCATAATTTCAGTATTTTTTTAATCTAACCTGGGGGGAATTTGCGTTCACACTGTAGCCTTTGTAATCAATGTGTCCCAGCTTTTCTTGCAAATACAACTGAATCCAGTTATGAAAGCCGATGACTGTGCGGCCCCCTCTGGTCTCTCCGACAAAGACATGCTCAAACCCTGAGGAGTCTGGCCTGGAGGAACATGGGAGAACATCATGAGGCTGGAACACAGACTACTGATTTTACACCCTCTTTCTGAAGGGATGATATTGGGCAGGTCTAATGGAAGCTCATCCACCACTTGAGTGGTAGTGCACATGATGAAATTACAGCACAATCTGCACGTTAACATACAGTATAAGTGTTAACTACTGAAAATAATAgactactctccttctcccccgAGGAATAAACAAAGCTAAGTGCAAATCAAGTCCAAGTCATGCATTGTAATCTTAAATCAAGTCCAAATCATGCATAGTAATCTCAAATCAAGTTCAAATCATGCATAGTAATCTCAAATCAAGTCCAAATCATGCATAGTAATCTCAAATCAAGTCCAAATCATGCATAGTAATCTCAAGTCAAGTCGAGTCGAGTAACAAGTGTTTTTTTCCCAAGTCCCTAGCCTCTAGTTTCATTTGGTAATTTTTTCCCCTAGATATAATgactatttaaaaataaaaataaattatttcacctttatttaaccaggtaggcaagttgagaaaaagttctcatttacaattgtgacctggccaagataaagcaaagcagttcgacagatacaacaacactgagttacacatggagtaaaacaagtgaggtgagataagggaggtaaaggcaaaaaaggccatggtggcaaagtaaatacaatatagcgagtaaaacactggaatggttgatttgcagtggaagaatgtgcaaagtagagatagaaataatggggtgcaaaggagcaaaataaataaattacagtagggaaagaggtagttgtttgcgctaaattatagatgggctatgtacaggtgcagtaatctgtgacctgctctgacagctggtgcttaaagctagtgagggagataagtatttccagtttcagagattttcgtagttcgttccagtctttggcagcagagaactggaaggagaggcggccaaaggaagaattggttttggaggtgaccagagagatatacctgctggagcgcgtgctacaggtgggtgatgctatggtgaccagcgagctgagataaggggggactttacctagcagggtcttgtagatgacctggagccattgggtttggcgacgagtatggagcgagggccagccaacgagaacgtacaggtcgcagtggtgggtagtatatggggctttggtaactaaacggatggcactgtgatagattgcATCTAATTTATTGactagggtattggaggctattttgtaaatcgccgaagtcgaggattggtagggtggtcagttttacaagggtatgtttggcagcatgagtgaaggatgctttgttgcgaaataggaagccaattctagatttaactttggattggagatgtttgatgtgagtctggaaggagagtttacagtctaaccaaatatctaggtatttgtagttgtccacatattctatgtcagaaccgtccagagtagtgatgttggacaagCGGGCAGgtacaggcagcgatcggttgaagagcatgcatttagttttacttgtatttaagagcaattggaggccacggaaggagagttgtatggcattgaagctcgcctggagggttgttaacacagtgtcaaaagaagggccagaagtttaccgaatggtgtcgtctgcgtagaggtggatcagagactcaccagcatcAAGAACGACataattgatgtatacagagaagagagttggtccaagaattgaaccctgtggcacccccatagagactgccagaggccgggacaacagaccctccgatttgacacactgaactctatcagagaagatGAACTAATGTTCAAGTAGCTGTCTTTCCTCTACTCATTGAATGAAATAGCGGCAGGCCATTTCCATTTGTCTCATACAGTAAAATAAGATATACAATTCTGACAAAGCGGTACAGAAACAGGCATTTTTAAACAATCCTTTCGAGTCATCAGTCTCAAGTCAAAATCGAGTCCCGAGTCTTGAGGCTCCAAGTCCAAGTCAAGTTTCAAGTTCTTTCCTGCCAAGTCAAGTCTCAAATAATCAAATGTGTGGCTTGAGTCAGACTCGAGTCCAATCTTGAGCTGCACGTCCACACTCTTTGCCATTTGAATAGACTGGCATAAAGACAAAGGAAAAGAGAGTCTGAGGTGATGATACAGCTTTCTCTAATTGTGAATGGATTATATATTGACtgagcctaaccctaaccagggAGGAGAAAACATTTAGCAGCATAATGATGAATTATTTTGACATCTGAAAAGTAATAGTTACGTAGAGGAGAGTTCCACCCACTTGCTAGCTCCTCGTCTGGCGTACAGCTCAAACCAGATACGGTAGAGCTGCTTCTTGAATTCCGGTAATCCCTCTGGGGAGAGCTGTTTCTCTACTAGGTACTTATGTGCAATCTAAAAATGAGAGAAACATATGAAGACAATTTCAATCATGGGATGTTGATTGACTCACTTTCGCTGTTGACGTTCCAATTTGGCCATGGTTCTCCCTGTAAATTGATGtcacatacatttaaaaataaaaatataactttttctgATCAAATGTATCTGTGATTTGACTTATGTTCCTTTTCATCTGATCAAATAAATACAGTTTTCTTTTTATCGACCTCTCCACCATATGTTTTAACTGGTACCTTCATGGTGGGCGTTCGAAGCATGCAGTCCAGAAACTTGTGGTTTTCTGCTTCCTCCTCTGGGGTTACAATCTCAGGCTCACCCGTATCACTTTCATAGTTATCCAGTAGAGAGATAAAGGCTGGAAGAAGACATTCAGTTTAGTTTAGAGTGTAGCGTGTGTTCTGATCTTGTAAGATCCCAGCAAACATGACCTCATTGGCCCCATGTGGGTATTTGTTGGGCAAGGTGGGCAGGGGCTATCCCACAAAGCCCAAATCAGCCCAACATGGGCTAGCCCACAACAATCACAACATGGCCTAGCCCACACCAAGTCCAAACCAGCCCGACACGGGCTAGCCTACACCAACCCAGCAAACTAGTGGACACCAGCCCAACATGggccaccccacaccataaccAACatgggctagcccacaccaagcccacaccaGACCAACACGGGCTAGTCTACACCAAGCCCAGCACAGGCTAGCCTACACCAAGCCCAGCACAAGCTAGTCTACACCAAGCCCAGCACAGGCAAGCCCACAACATAATGTAGAAGTAGGGGCTCATTAGAATATTTGCATGCGTGGTGTACAAATACCCCATTTCATGTTGTTAAGTAAAACATAATAAAGATAAAAATggctgacaccattcaaaccaatgagggttcAGAACTTTACAGCCAATTATCTTTTAATTCTATTTTTTCCAGTTATAAACGTATAGCTATAAGTTCACAAGTTATTTTTGTGCAACCATTACTGAGTGTTATTCCAGTTTAAGTGTTCTGTtgtgtgaaatcaacaaaaaatgtacATTGTACACTGCCAGTGATGAagtggctgtgtttacacaggcagaccaattctgTTCTTGCTTTCACTAATTGGTCATCTGACTAATCAGATCAGCTtagaaaaagatctgatgtgaaaagatctgttgTGATTAGTAAAAAGGCTAATTGGTGGAAAAAAGATAAGGATCGGACTACCTGTGTAAACGCAACCTTAGATAAGTGCATATGACATAAGATAAACAGATTTTTCTCTGGTAGAAATATGTATGACAGTAACAACTTTGTTATCTTTCTGATACAATGTAACTTGCAGCCGATCCAAAAGGGTGGGCTTATTTCAAGTGATGTGAGACCTGCCCTTGCGCCCACCTGCCCTGGGGCCAATGTGGAGTTTATGGGTTAAAGGCACATCGGCCCAATGTGGGCAGCCTACATGAGGCCAATATTTTAGCCCACACTGGGCCTACATCGTGCCAATGTGGACATGTTTGCTGACAGGACTAGTTTGTGTTGTCTATCCACTCCCACTGAACTCAGTACACATCCTGTTGTATCATGTTCAATCAGGGTGACCCATCATTCAGGTAGGgctgagccccacctgttttgttgccagttttgcatgttattttggtattagtacgtgtcacatatcagtttgcaaacaatataaaaaaatacataattgagttaataaagctgcatacaaacatggtctcttttttgatttcttgagtaaggcagataaaaaatgcaggtgtttgagcctagctcagtgctttctgtggttgtAGGGCAGCCAgcggttggtaatgttctctagttacACCATAATTGGCATCACTGCAAAAATCTACAGgggagagctcgaaaattcaagccccttgggtgctgcatagatttacattagaagtgcccatccaagaaggcttaaGGCCATTGGCATCAGATAAAATGATGTCAGCTCACGTTATATCTACcggtagctttgattggactgatcatgtcaacatcataccttcaaaatcttagctagcaagctagacaagcagtcatcgaATCAagtcatgaatcaagttgacaatctactggcaaattcttcaatccttgtcatatgaagataaattatagatatatcgtatcggtgctcatcggccattggaaaTAAACATTATACAACAAGTCAGAAATTGCAAATCCAACATTGAGTGTTTTGGAAGGAAtcggtggctaactgcaagcgttgcaaagcaatcactagccttcTATTCAGTGGAGAGGGTTTGTAGTCCAAGTCTGTGTtgaagggtctcttttccaagcttaaaaggataaacattcacatgcaaTACCATGGgacagaaaaggttgaatacattggccatgctgtgaATCCAGGTGACTTCTACCACGtccaaaacaactggaaactcagaaatatcggacttcagtgagttcaagacaactggaaactctgaaaaaaactagctccgactggtgaaatacgttttgaacagtcagaagcatttcaaggtcctggagtggcctagccagtctccagatctcaaccccatagaaaatctttggagggagttgaaagtccgtgttgcccagcaacagccccaaaacatcactgctctagagtagatctgcatggaggaatgggccaaaataccagcaacagtgtgtgaaaaccttgtgaagacttacagaaaacgtttgacctctgtcattgccaacaaagggtatataacaaagtattgagataaacttttgttattgaccaaatacttattttccaccataatttgcaaataaattcatttaaaatcctacaatgtgattttctggattttttttctcattttgtctgtcatagttgaagtgtacctacgatgaaaatgacaggcctctctcatctttttaagtgggagaacttgcacaattggtggctgactaaatacttttttgccccactgtatactgtagctaagaaagtaatactaggtgtatgttgtgtagtaaactgttagtggcccatgtgcctcaccctaataatgttgtccctttccccctttccctttgtcccttactgttctgacttggtgttgcACGTGTAGCCGATAGCCTGTTTTAGAAAAATATCataattgaatattgtaagagctttcattgtttgcttatatgccccctttatttatcctatggttctgacttggtgtacagggagaatactgtaagaatagCCCATGTTCTGAAATCTGTCGTTTACATttcaaaagtgttgaacaaatattTATATTGACTAAGTCCgtcttagctcgctcattaatgtcttaatcgaaattacagattgcctcttatccgctcattCTTCCCTTATGCCACaacccacatttgtttaagcaagtcagccatatcagctatgtttttaaaAAAATGCAGTAAACAAGGCTAAactaactgtttcgctgccagacaaggctatgccgatagccaggtgtagcagtggtaaggattcactccttGGTATtggaaagaaagctctgctgttgggacagctttatgtaggccctaacagtttgtgggcaccgcttgtcactgttatagtgcaattaatgtattgttagtgttgtggctttgctggcatgcattaaAAAAAAATGAGTTTGCTTCACCAAGATCttcatgctaaaatcgccactttGTTCAATTACACTCGAACTCTTGCTACTCTCTGCTTATGTAATACATTGCAAATATGGCAGAATTTCAAAAGGAAAATAATGATAACACACAGGAAACTGCATGGTTGAAGGCAAAAGTTGATCCCAAAGCTCTAACCCTCACACGTCAGGCCCTTACCTAAGAAAGACTCCTTTTTGAAAATGCGTTCATCGACAAATGAGAACAGAGGATATCCGGCTCCATCATTGTCATCATTCATGTCATCATTCATGTCAGCATTCACAGGCCCAGCTTTCCCCTGCACAAAGCACAGCAGAGGAGGAAGAGCAAATCAGTTACATACAGTATTCCAAATGTCTAAGCACTCGCACCAATGATCCaggaataaatatatatatatattttttacattgtaaccCCTTGATGGAAAAGAAACATGACCCCAGTGCCCTATAAAGCTGCAACTCCGGTGTTTTGTTTATGAGAGCCAGGCAATTCTAACAACAGCAGCATGTTTTCACTTGacttgcattctctctctctgtctgtctgtggcagcTCTCTGTCTGTGGCACAGTGTCTAACATGCTATTGTGTCCTTCTGAAAGACACCACAGAGCAACAATCTAGAGCATTTTAGAGGTCTAGATTTGTTCAATGTGCTCTGACCTTCCTCATCAAACAATGCTTGTGGCCTCAGGATGTTGTGCAAAAACATCCATTAGTTCATTTGGAGTAAAACGCCTCTGTACAATTTGTCACGGGaatgatgtgtatatatatatattttttaaacatccaCATACAGTAGTGCCATTTGGATCGTTTTCAGTTTTGCTACCTGCAGAGAGATCCGGTAGTCTGTCCCTGGTTTCAGTCTGTTGACATCTTTATCCCATATATCCTGCACCATGGCTGATAGCTCTCGGTCAGCTTCAATCATGATGTGACTGGTTGGTCCCTCTGTACTCTGCAGGCTAcagcagactgggtcaggttcCTCTGGTGTGAAGAAATATCACATCATGTACAGTGACTCCTATGCTTACGTTGCTATACAACTCTGAATGGTGTTGTCAATCCTGCATTCCAACATCTGTACATTATACATCTTCTCAATGTATGAATtacacataggcctactaagtGTGGTAAATATCCTAATCTTTTTTTTATACCCTCCATAAAATTGAATTAACACATTTATTGGTCAATCAAGTTATCACAGAGAAAAATAATTCTGTGTTCATGAAGGTAAACAGATTAAGTGTATGACAATTAACTAAATAATACATTTCCAGACATATTATCACTGAATAATTCAGTGAACTGATAATCAACACACCAAAAAAAGGGCCAATTTCAAGCTAAAATTATTACATCAACAGTTTTAGTTCAAGATTCAGGTTTTGATTGACACTGTCATCTAATCACTATCTCGCCATCGACGCAAGCTACTCATCATATATTACTGACCTTGTTCAGCTTTGGCCTGCTCACCGGCGTATAAAGAGAAGTGGTCTGTGGGTTTGGGGCAGCTAAGGGGATTCAGTCCTGTGGCCGAATTTGTGCGTGTGGAACTGGCCCGCTTGAAAGCACAAATCTTTACTAACATGCTGGGGGGGCGCTCCTATACCACGAGGCATGACAGGGGCCATTTTAAAGGGTTATCCACTGTCAGCAACTTTAGCCAAAGGGATTAAACTGTGTTGTACTGATGGCTTTTGAATCACTTGCTACAACATGGACTCTCTTTGTTTCTTTAGTACTGTTTTGTTCttctcctgtctctgtgtcctgtccctccatcaccctgtccccttcccaaGTGGAAACGCATGGTAATAGTGTGTATAAATAAGATCAACTATTGTGTGTAATAAATAAGGTCCCTTGATAGGTATGGAGACCAGGGAAGCTGTGTTCCTGC
This window harbors:
- the endou2 gene encoding uridylate-specific endoribonuclease B isoform X2, whose protein sequence is MLVKICAFKRASSTRTNSATGLNPLSCPKPTDHFSLYAGEQAKAEQEEPDPVCCSLQSTEGPTSHIMIEADRELSAMVQDIWDKDVNRLKPGTDYRISLQGKAGPVNADMNDDMNDDNDGAGYPLFSFVDERIFKKESFLAFISLLDNYESDTGEPEIVTPEEEAENHKFLDCMLRTPTMKIAHKYLVEKQLSPEGLPEFKKQLYRIWFELYARRGASKPDSSGFEHVFVGETRGGRTVIGFHNWIQLYLQEKLGHIDYKGYSVNANSPQPDENKHILALQFSWKNGIKPKGSIFVGVSPEFEFALYTLCFLVSPNERVKVFFSIYEVDIVCHHYNQKHIGTTYPVLVKYQNEPKKQ
- the endou2 gene encoding uridylate-specific endoribonuclease B isoform X1, whose product is MLVKICAFKRASSTRTNSATGLNPLSCPKPTDHFSLYAGEQAKAEQEEPDPVCCSLQSTEGPTSHIMIEADRELSAMVQDIWDKDVNRLKPGTDYRISLQGKAGPVNADMNDDMNDDNDGAGYPLFSFVDERIFKKESFLAFISLLDNYESDTGEPEIVTPEEEAENHKFLDCMLRTPTMKIAHKYLVEKQLSPEGLPEFKKQLYRIWFELYARRGASKWVELSSTPDSSGFEHVFVGETRGGRTVIGFHNWIQLYLQEKLGHIDYKGYSVNANSPQPDENKHILALQFSWKNGIKPKGSIFVGVSPEFEFALYTLCFLVSPNERVKVFFSIYEVDIVCHHYNQKHIGTTYPVLVKYQNEPKKQ